Proteins encoded in a region of the Takifugu flavidus isolate HTHZ2018 chromosome 8, ASM371156v2, whole genome shotgun sequence genome:
- the l1cama gene encoding neural cell adhesion molecule L1.2 isoform X1, with product MAHTQRQQGGSRGQWSRCLLLLLLPLAAQPGRAAIQIPSSYHISDLKIPPAITTQPESVTVFSVEDLVMRCEASGNPSPTFHWTKDGEEFDPGSDPEMKVTEEAGSSVFYTLSNTMDTLKQYQGKYICYASNELGTAVSNAAVLMIDAPPVQQKEKKVTEKGEVGHSIALSCNPPQSSMQPIIHWMDNRLRHIRLSDRVMVGKDGNLYFANLLTEDSRNDYTCNIQYLATRTILAKVPITLTVNPSNLVPRNRRPQMMRPTGSHSTYHALRGQTLELECIVQGLPTPKVSWLRKDGEMSESRISKDMFDRRLSFTNISESDGGEYQCIAENVQGRTFHTYTVTVEASPYWTNAPVSQLYAPGETVKLDCQADGIPSPTITWTVNGVPLSATSLEPRRSLTESRSLILKDVIFGDTAIYQCQASNKHGTILANANVYVIELPPQILTGNGSTYTFVEGQKALLECETFGSPKPKVTWESSSISLLVADPRVNLLTNGGLEIANVSHDDEGIYTCLVQGSNISVNAEVEVLNRTVILSPPQALRLQPGKTAIFTCLYVTDPKLSSPLLQWRKNDQKIFESHSDKKYTFDGPGLMISNVEPGDEGVYTCQIITKLDMVEASSTLTLCDRPDPPVHLQVTNAKHRVVTLNWTPGDDNNSPILEYVVEFEDQDMKENGWEELKRVAADKKHVNLPLWPYMSYRFRVIAINDQGKSDPSKPSDLYKTPADAPDSNPEDVRSESTDPDTLVITWEEMDKRNFNGPDFKYRVMWRRVVGSGPDWHEKYTIAPPFIVTDVQNFSAFEIKVQAVNKKGLGPEPDPVIGYSGEDVPLEAPLNLGVLLENSTTIRVTWAAVDKETVRGHLLGYKIYLTWGHHRNSRAQEPENIVVVQTGANEEKKSITNLRPYCHYDLAISAFNSKGEGPLSEKTSFMTPEGVPGPPMSMQMTSPSESEITLHWTPPSKPNGILLGYSLQYRKMQSDDNPLQVVDIASPEITHLTLKGLDRHSHYQFLLMARTAAGKGLSIEILGATTLEGLPPANISLSAEERSVNLSWEARKRHRTVGFQIHYFSKNDGGKWKKTEMVNSSLQFYQLQGLTPGSHYRLLFTYKNNTFWETEIQTKGTSVTEVQPSFATQGWFIGVVSAVVLLLLVLLILCFIKRSKGGKYSVKDKEDGPMDSEARPMKDETFGEYRSLESDLEEKRTASQPSLGEDSKLCSEDNLDFNGSSAVTTELNMDESLASQFSRHSEGPEPFHGVPDNSPLNPAANPPATNGAPSFLN from the exons ATGGCTCACACGCAGAGACAGCAGGgcggcagcagggggcagtggtcccgatgcctcctcctcctcctcctccccctcgctgCCCAGCCTGGTCGAGCAGCCATACAAAtcccctccagct ACCACATAAGTGATC TCAAGATACCGCCAGCCATCACCACACAACCAGAATCCGTCACCGTCTTTAGTGTTGAAGACCTTGTCATGAGATGCGAAGCCTCCGGCAACCCTTCACCAAC TTTCCATTGGACAAAAGATGGAGAGGAGTTTGACCCCGGCAGTGACCCTGAGATGAAGGTCACTGAGGAAGCAGGCTCATCTGTGTTCTACACACTCAGTAACACCATGGATACCCTGAAGCAGTACCAAGGCAAATACATCTGCTACGCCTCCAACGAGCTGGGGACGGCCGTCTCTAATGCAGCCGTACTTATGATCGACG CTCCCCCCGTccagcaaaaagagaaaaaggtcaCCGAAAAGGGTGAGGTGGGACACAGTATTGCCCTGAGCTGTAACCCCCCGCAGAGCTCTATGCAGCCCATCATCCACTGGATGGACAACA GATTGCGCCACATCCGCCTAAGCGACCGAGTGATGGTGGGTAAAGACGGCAACCTGTATTTTGCCAATTTGTTAACTGAAGACAGCAGGAATGACTACACCTGCAACATCCAGTACCTGGCAACCCGCACCATCCTGGCCAAAGTGCCCATCACCCTCACTGTCAACCCCT CAAATCTTGTGCCGCGGAACCGGAGGCCTCAAATGATGAGACCCACCGGAAGCCACAGCACTTACCACGCCCTCAGGGGCCAGACCCTCGAGCTCGAGTGCATCGTCCAAGGCCT TCCAACTCCCAAAGTGTCATGGCTAAGGAAGGATGGGGAAATGTCCGAGTCACGAATCTCTAAGGACATGTTCGACCGCCGCCTGTCCTTCACTAATATCTCTGAGAGTGACGGGGGCGAGTATCAGTGTATAGCTGAGAACGTCCAAGGGAGGACCTTTCACACTTATACTGTGACTGTAGAag CATCTCCCTACTGGACCAACGCACCAGTCAGCCAGTTATATGCTCCAGGTGAGACGGTCAAACTGGACTGTCAAGCCGACGGTATCCCCTCTCCCACCATTACCTGGACTGTGAATGGGGTTCCCCTCTCAG cGACTTCCTTGGAGCCCAGGCGCTCTCTGACAGAGAGCAGATCTCTGATATTAAAAGATGTCATCTTTGGAGACACTGCCATCTACCAGTGTCAGGCCTCGAATAAACACGGAACCATCCTCGCCAATGCCAACGTATATGTCATAG AGCTGCCTCCTCAGATCCTCACTGGGAATGGGAGCACATACACCTTCGTTGAGGGTCAGAAAGCTCTGCTGGAGTGTGAAACCTTTGGCTCTCCTAAACCTAAAGTCACATG ggaaagcagcagcatctcgcTGCTTGTAGCAGATCCCAGAGTCAACCTGCTCACCAACGGCGGTCTTGAGATCGCTAACGTCTCCCACGATGATGAGGGCATCTACACCTGCTTGGTGCAGGGCAGCAACATTTCCGTCAACGCCGAGGTCGAAGTGCTCA ACAGGACAGTGATCCTGTCGCCCCCACAAGCTCTGAGGTTGCAGCCTGGAAAAACAGCAATATTCACTTGCCTGTACGTTACCGACCCCAAACTGAGCTCTCCGCTCCTTCAGTGGAGGAAAAATGACCAGAAGATCTTTGAGTCGCACAGTGATAAAAA ATACACATTTGACGGGCCAGGCCTGATGATTTCTAATGTGGAACCAGGAGATGAGGGCGTGTACACCTGCCAGATCATCACAAAATTGGATATGGTTGAAGCCAGCAGTACTCTGACTTTGTGTG ATCGTCCAGACCCACCTGTCCACCTTCAGGTCACCAATGCTAAACATCGGGTAGTGACCCTAAACTGGACTCCAGGAGATGACAACAATAGCCCCATCCTAG AATATGTGGTTGAATTTGAAGACCAAGATATGAAGGAGAATGgctgggaggagctgaagagggTAGCAGCTGACAAGAAGCATGTGAACCTCCCACTGTGGCCCTACATGTCCTACCGTTTTCGGGTTATTGCCATCAACGATCAGGGCAAAAGTGACCCCAGCAAACCGTCTGACCTCTACAAAACACCAGCTGACg CTCCCGACAGTAACCCCGAAGATGTGAGGAGTGAGTCCACTGACCCAGACACTCTGGTCATCACCTGGGAG GAAATGGACAAACGTAACTTTAACGGTCCCGACTTTAAGTACCGGGTGATGTGGAGGAGAGTGGTGGGCAGCGGGCCTGACTggcatgaaaaatacacaatcGCACCACCATTTATCGTCACAGATGTACAAAACTTTTCTGCCTTTGAGATAAAAGTCCAGGCTGTCAATAAGAAAGGGCTGGGACCTGAGCCAGATCCCGTCATTGGCTACTCCGGAGAAGAtg TTCCACTGGAGGCTCCCCTGAATTTAGGTGTTCTCTTGGAGAACAGCACAACCATCAGAGTGACTTGGGCGGCTGTAGACAAGGAGACAGTCCGAGGACACTTGCTGGGATACAAG ATCTACTTGACCTGGGGACACCACCGAAACAGCAGGGCCCAGGAGCCAGAGAACATAGTGGTGGTGCAGACTGGGGCCAATGAGGAAAAGAAGTCGATCACTAATCTCAGACCATACTGCCACTATGACCTGGCTATTAGTGCATTTAATAGCAAGGGCGAAGGACCCCTTTCTGAGAAGACGTCATTCATGACTCCCGAAGGAG TTCCTGGCCCTCCTATGTCCATGCAAATGACAAGTCCATCAGAGTCAGAGATTACCCTCCACTGGACGCCACCAAGCAAACCCAATGGAATCCTCTTGGGATACTCGCTGCAGTACCGAAAGA TGCAGAGCGATGACAACCCTCTGCAGGTGGTGGATATAGCCAGTCCCGAGATCACCCACCTGACGCTGAAGGGTCTGGATCGTCACAGCCATTACCAGTTCCTACTGATGGCACGCACAGCCGCCGGGAAAGGACTATCCATCGAAATCCTTGGTGCCACCACGCTAGAGGGAT TGCCTCCTGCCAACATTAGCCTGTCTGCGGAGGAAAGGTCTGTCAACCTCAGCTGGGAAGCCAGAAAGAGACACAGGACTGTTGGCTTTCAGATCCACTACTTCAGCAAAAATG ATGGTGGAAAGTGGAAGAAGACGGAGATGGTGAACTCTTCCCTGCAGTTTTACCAACTCCAGGGACTAACCCCGGGCTCCCATTACCGCCTGCTCTTCACCTACAAGAACAACACTTTCTGGGAGACCGAAATCCAGACAAAAGGAACAA GCGTGACGGAGGTGCAGCCAAGCTTTGCGACGCAGGGCTGGTTCATCGGTGTTGTGAGTGcggttgtgctgctgctgctcgtcctgCTCATCCTCTGCTTCATCAAGAGAAGCAAAGGTGGAAAGTATTCAG TGAAAGATAAAGAAGATGGTCCAATGGACTCAGAAGCCCGACCAATGAAGGATGAAACTTTTGGAGAATACAG ATCTCTTGAAAG TGACCTCGAAGAGAAGCGCACAGCCAGCCAGCCTTCGCTGGGCGAGGACAGCAAGCTGTGCAGCGAGGACAACCTGGACTTCAACGGCAGCAGCGCCGTAACCACGGAGCTCAACATGGACGAGTCCCTGGCCAGCCAGTTCAGCCGCCACAGCGAGGGGCCGGAGCCGTTCCACGGCGTACCGGACAACTCCCCCCTCAACCCTGCCGCCAACCCCCCGGCCACCAATGGGGCGCCCAGCTTCCTCAATTAA
- the l1cama gene encoding neural cell adhesion molecule L1.2 isoform X3 → MAHTQRQQGGSRGQWSRCLLLLLLPLAAQPGRAAIQIPSSFKIPPAITTQPESVTVFSVEDLVMRCEASGNPSPTFHWTKDGEEFDPGSDPEMKVTEEAGSSVFYTLSNTMDTLKQYQGKYICYASNELGTAVSNAAVLMIDAPPVQQKEKKVTEKGEVGHSIALSCNPPQSSMQPIIHWMDNRLRHIRLSDRVMVGKDGNLYFANLLTEDSRNDYTCNIQYLATRTILAKVPITLTVNPSNLVPRNRRPQMMRPTGSHSTYHALRGQTLELECIVQGLPTPKVSWLRKDGEMSESRISKDMFDRRLSFTNISESDGGEYQCIAENVQGRTFHTYTVTVEASPYWTNAPVSQLYAPGETVKLDCQADGIPSPTITWTVNGVPLSATSLEPRRSLTESRSLILKDVIFGDTAIYQCQASNKHGTILANANVYVIELPPQILTGNGSTYTFVEGQKALLECETFGSPKPKVTWESSSISLLVADPRVNLLTNGGLEIANVSHDDEGIYTCLVQGSNISVNAEVEVLNRTVILSPPQALRLQPGKTAIFTCLYVTDPKLSSPLLQWRKNDQKIFESHSDKKYTFDGPGLMISNVEPGDEGVYTCQIITKLDMVEASSTLTLCDRPDPPVHLQVTNAKHRVVTLNWTPGDDNNSPILEYVVEFEDQDMKENGWEELKRVAADKKHVNLPLWPYMSYRFRVIAINDQGKSDPSKPSDLYKTPADAPDSNPEDVRSESTDPDTLVITWEEMDKRNFNGPDFKYRVMWRRVVGSGPDWHEKYTIAPPFIVTDVQNFSAFEIKVQAVNKKGLGPEPDPVIGYSGEDVPLEAPLNLGVLLENSTTIRVTWAAVDKETVRGHLLGYKIYLTWGHHRNSRAQEPENIVVVQTGANEEKKSITNLRPYCHYDLAISAFNSKGEGPLSEKTSFMTPEGVPGPPMSMQMTSPSESEITLHWTPPSKPNGILLGYSLQYRKMQSDDNPLQVVDIASPEITHLTLKGLDRHSHYQFLLMARTAAGKGLSIEILGATTLEGLPPANISLSAEERSVNLSWEARKRHRTVGFQIHYFSKNDGGKWKKTEMVNSSLQFYQLQGLTPGSHYRLLFTYKNNTFWETEIQTKGTSVTEVQPSFATQGWFIGVVSAVVLLLLVLLILCFIKRSKGGKYSVKDKEDGPMDSEARPMKDETFGEYRSLESDLEEKRTASQPSLGEDSKLCSEDNLDFNGSSAVTTELNMDESLASQFSRHSEGPEPFHGVPDNSPLNPAANPPATNGAPSFLN, encoded by the exons ATGGCTCACACGCAGAGACAGCAGGgcggcagcagggggcagtggtcccgatgcctcctcctcctcctcctccccctcgctgCCCAGCCTGGTCGAGCAGCCATACAAAtcccctccagct TCAAGATACCGCCAGCCATCACCACACAACCAGAATCCGTCACCGTCTTTAGTGTTGAAGACCTTGTCATGAGATGCGAAGCCTCCGGCAACCCTTCACCAAC TTTCCATTGGACAAAAGATGGAGAGGAGTTTGACCCCGGCAGTGACCCTGAGATGAAGGTCACTGAGGAAGCAGGCTCATCTGTGTTCTACACACTCAGTAACACCATGGATACCCTGAAGCAGTACCAAGGCAAATACATCTGCTACGCCTCCAACGAGCTGGGGACGGCCGTCTCTAATGCAGCCGTACTTATGATCGACG CTCCCCCCGTccagcaaaaagagaaaaaggtcaCCGAAAAGGGTGAGGTGGGACACAGTATTGCCCTGAGCTGTAACCCCCCGCAGAGCTCTATGCAGCCCATCATCCACTGGATGGACAACA GATTGCGCCACATCCGCCTAAGCGACCGAGTGATGGTGGGTAAAGACGGCAACCTGTATTTTGCCAATTTGTTAACTGAAGACAGCAGGAATGACTACACCTGCAACATCCAGTACCTGGCAACCCGCACCATCCTGGCCAAAGTGCCCATCACCCTCACTGTCAACCCCT CAAATCTTGTGCCGCGGAACCGGAGGCCTCAAATGATGAGACCCACCGGAAGCCACAGCACTTACCACGCCCTCAGGGGCCAGACCCTCGAGCTCGAGTGCATCGTCCAAGGCCT TCCAACTCCCAAAGTGTCATGGCTAAGGAAGGATGGGGAAATGTCCGAGTCACGAATCTCTAAGGACATGTTCGACCGCCGCCTGTCCTTCACTAATATCTCTGAGAGTGACGGGGGCGAGTATCAGTGTATAGCTGAGAACGTCCAAGGGAGGACCTTTCACACTTATACTGTGACTGTAGAag CATCTCCCTACTGGACCAACGCACCAGTCAGCCAGTTATATGCTCCAGGTGAGACGGTCAAACTGGACTGTCAAGCCGACGGTATCCCCTCTCCCACCATTACCTGGACTGTGAATGGGGTTCCCCTCTCAG cGACTTCCTTGGAGCCCAGGCGCTCTCTGACAGAGAGCAGATCTCTGATATTAAAAGATGTCATCTTTGGAGACACTGCCATCTACCAGTGTCAGGCCTCGAATAAACACGGAACCATCCTCGCCAATGCCAACGTATATGTCATAG AGCTGCCTCCTCAGATCCTCACTGGGAATGGGAGCACATACACCTTCGTTGAGGGTCAGAAAGCTCTGCTGGAGTGTGAAACCTTTGGCTCTCCTAAACCTAAAGTCACATG ggaaagcagcagcatctcgcTGCTTGTAGCAGATCCCAGAGTCAACCTGCTCACCAACGGCGGTCTTGAGATCGCTAACGTCTCCCACGATGATGAGGGCATCTACACCTGCTTGGTGCAGGGCAGCAACATTTCCGTCAACGCCGAGGTCGAAGTGCTCA ACAGGACAGTGATCCTGTCGCCCCCACAAGCTCTGAGGTTGCAGCCTGGAAAAACAGCAATATTCACTTGCCTGTACGTTACCGACCCCAAACTGAGCTCTCCGCTCCTTCAGTGGAGGAAAAATGACCAGAAGATCTTTGAGTCGCACAGTGATAAAAA ATACACATTTGACGGGCCAGGCCTGATGATTTCTAATGTGGAACCAGGAGATGAGGGCGTGTACACCTGCCAGATCATCACAAAATTGGATATGGTTGAAGCCAGCAGTACTCTGACTTTGTGTG ATCGTCCAGACCCACCTGTCCACCTTCAGGTCACCAATGCTAAACATCGGGTAGTGACCCTAAACTGGACTCCAGGAGATGACAACAATAGCCCCATCCTAG AATATGTGGTTGAATTTGAAGACCAAGATATGAAGGAGAATGgctgggaggagctgaagagggTAGCAGCTGACAAGAAGCATGTGAACCTCCCACTGTGGCCCTACATGTCCTACCGTTTTCGGGTTATTGCCATCAACGATCAGGGCAAAAGTGACCCCAGCAAACCGTCTGACCTCTACAAAACACCAGCTGACg CTCCCGACAGTAACCCCGAAGATGTGAGGAGTGAGTCCACTGACCCAGACACTCTGGTCATCACCTGGGAG GAAATGGACAAACGTAACTTTAACGGTCCCGACTTTAAGTACCGGGTGATGTGGAGGAGAGTGGTGGGCAGCGGGCCTGACTggcatgaaaaatacacaatcGCACCACCATTTATCGTCACAGATGTACAAAACTTTTCTGCCTTTGAGATAAAAGTCCAGGCTGTCAATAAGAAAGGGCTGGGACCTGAGCCAGATCCCGTCATTGGCTACTCCGGAGAAGAtg TTCCACTGGAGGCTCCCCTGAATTTAGGTGTTCTCTTGGAGAACAGCACAACCATCAGAGTGACTTGGGCGGCTGTAGACAAGGAGACAGTCCGAGGACACTTGCTGGGATACAAG ATCTACTTGACCTGGGGACACCACCGAAACAGCAGGGCCCAGGAGCCAGAGAACATAGTGGTGGTGCAGACTGGGGCCAATGAGGAAAAGAAGTCGATCACTAATCTCAGACCATACTGCCACTATGACCTGGCTATTAGTGCATTTAATAGCAAGGGCGAAGGACCCCTTTCTGAGAAGACGTCATTCATGACTCCCGAAGGAG TTCCTGGCCCTCCTATGTCCATGCAAATGACAAGTCCATCAGAGTCAGAGATTACCCTCCACTGGACGCCACCAAGCAAACCCAATGGAATCCTCTTGGGATACTCGCTGCAGTACCGAAAGA TGCAGAGCGATGACAACCCTCTGCAGGTGGTGGATATAGCCAGTCCCGAGATCACCCACCTGACGCTGAAGGGTCTGGATCGTCACAGCCATTACCAGTTCCTACTGATGGCACGCACAGCCGCCGGGAAAGGACTATCCATCGAAATCCTTGGTGCCACCACGCTAGAGGGAT TGCCTCCTGCCAACATTAGCCTGTCTGCGGAGGAAAGGTCTGTCAACCTCAGCTGGGAAGCCAGAAAGAGACACAGGACTGTTGGCTTTCAGATCCACTACTTCAGCAAAAATG ATGGTGGAAAGTGGAAGAAGACGGAGATGGTGAACTCTTCCCTGCAGTTTTACCAACTCCAGGGACTAACCCCGGGCTCCCATTACCGCCTGCTCTTCACCTACAAGAACAACACTTTCTGGGAGACCGAAATCCAGACAAAAGGAACAA GCGTGACGGAGGTGCAGCCAAGCTTTGCGACGCAGGGCTGGTTCATCGGTGTTGTGAGTGcggttgtgctgctgctgctcgtcctgCTCATCCTCTGCTTCATCAAGAGAAGCAAAGGTGGAAAGTATTCAG TGAAAGATAAAGAAGATGGTCCAATGGACTCAGAAGCCCGACCAATGAAGGATGAAACTTTTGGAGAATACAG ATCTCTTGAAAG TGACCTCGAAGAGAAGCGCACAGCCAGCCAGCCTTCGCTGGGCGAGGACAGCAAGCTGTGCAGCGAGGACAACCTGGACTTCAACGGCAGCAGCGCCGTAACCACGGAGCTCAACATGGACGAGTCCCTGGCCAGCCAGTTCAGCCGCCACAGCGAGGGGCCGGAGCCGTTCCACGGCGTACCGGACAACTCCCCCCTCAACCCTGCCGCCAACCCCCCGGCCACCAATGGGGCGCCCAGCTTCCTCAATTAA